The Mesorhizobium sp. B1-1-8 genome contains a region encoding:
- a CDS encoding glycosyltransferase family 9 protein, whose translation MSQIPPGSFRSILILQTKFIGDIVLASVLAKNLQLAYPDARIVFLCEARVASFLTANGIASETVTFRRASARGTILQRGQELVRTIHALRRYRFDMTIDITDSKTSRFVSGLVNAPVRLGYSQPERPLRWYERQPANVRMRPIAYGERHFLYRYLSPLEALGVDLRVKAPSIQPLPLETTQALALLDKFGLRPNAFVAVHAGASFPGRRWQPERFAAAIDRIANETGLSVALVGGPGETEATAQIKAAVKTPIVDLVGALSLETLLALLKEARLFLGNESGPMHMAAAAGTPVVGLFGLTNPIRWAPVGVPSISLQPSMPCSCVGGDLCRRTDPSKACCVWRLEVDPVVDAVRELLSRTEMALGHGV comes from the coding sequence GTGTCGCAGATTCCCCCTGGTTCCTTTCGCTCGATCCTGATCCTGCAGACGAAGTTCATCGGCGACATCGTCCTGGCGTCCGTGCTGGCGAAGAACCTGCAGCTCGCATATCCGGACGCCAGGATCGTCTTTCTATGCGAGGCCCGCGTCGCAAGCTTCCTGACCGCGAACGGCATCGCCTCCGAGACGGTCACTTTCCGGCGTGCCAGCGCGCGCGGCACTATACTGCAGCGCGGCCAGGAGCTTGTCCGGACGATACACGCGTTGCGGCGGTACCGGTTTGATATGACCATCGATATTACCGACTCGAAAACCTCCCGGTTTGTTTCCGGGCTGGTCAACGCGCCGGTCCGGCTCGGCTACAGCCAGCCCGAAAGGCCGCTGCGCTGGTACGAACGCCAGCCCGCCAATGTCCGCATGAGGCCGATCGCGTATGGAGAACGGCATTTTCTCTACCGCTACCTTTCGCCGCTGGAGGCGCTCGGTGTGGATTTGCGGGTGAAGGCACCCTCGATCCAGCCGCTGCCGCTGGAAACCACGCAGGCGTTGGCCTTGCTGGACAAGTTCGGTCTGCGGCCAAACGCCTTTGTGGCTGTGCATGCCGGAGCAAGCTTTCCCGGGCGTCGCTGGCAGCCCGAGCGCTTCGCCGCGGCGATCGACAGGATCGCCAACGAGACCGGTCTCTCCGTCGCGCTGGTCGGCGGTCCCGGCGAGACCGAGGCGACCGCGCAAATCAAGGCCGCGGTCAAGACGCCGATCGTGGATCTGGTCGGGGCGCTATCGCTCGAAACGTTGCTGGCGCTGCTCAAGGAGGCACGGCTGTTCCTCGGCAACGAGAGCGGCCCGATGCACATGGCGGCGGCGGCCGGCACGCCGGTGGTCGGCCTGTTCGGGCTGACCAACCCGATCCGCTGGGCGCCGGTCGGTGTGCCCAGCATCTCGCTGCAGCCCTCCATGCCGTGCAGCTGCGTAGGTGGCGACCTGTGCCGCCGGACCGATCCGAGCAAGGCATGCTGCGTCTGGCGCCTCGAAGTGGATCCTGTCGTCGACGCGGTGCGGGAGCTGCTGTCGCGGACGGAGATGGCCCTTGGGCATGGGGTCTGA
- a CDS encoding DUF427 domain-containing protein has protein sequence MDKLANPSPGFQRNPDKVITVEPYRGSVTVRAGEMVIAKSTRARLLTEPPYSPVFYIPFDDIDFSKLAGTEHSTHCPYKGDASYWSIVPAGEGGKNAMWAYEQPFDEMTEIRNHGAFYTSKVTVEATPD, from the coding sequence ATGGACAAGCTCGCCAACCCCTCCCCCGGCTTTCAGCGCAATCCCGACAAGGTGATAACAGTCGAACCCTATCGCGGCAGCGTCACGGTGCGCGCCGGCGAAATGGTTATCGCCAAGTCGACCCGGGCCAGGCTCCTGACGGAGCCGCCTTATTCACCGGTTTTCTACATTCCCTTCGACGACATCGATTTCAGCAAGCTCGCCGGCACCGAGCACTCGACGCATTGCCCCTACAAGGGCGATGCCAGCTACTGGAGCATCGTGCCGGCCGGCGAAGGCGGCAAGAATGCCATGTGGGCCTATGAGCAGCCCTTCGACGAGATGACGGAGATTCGTAATCACGGCGCGTTCTACACGAGCAAGGTAACGGTCGAAGCCACGCCGGACTGA
- a CDS encoding polysaccharide deacetylase family protein: MRVLRKYLCAIVLSASVVSGNAATLVEPTLHLKPQGGGGRVALTLDACGGQTDRRILSALVDNGIPATIFVTGIWLKRNPAAVEIMRAHPDLFELENHGGRHIPAVDTPQKIYGIRSAGSPDAVLAEVESGAAALAGAGGPAPKWFRGATAEYSPSAIAMIRKLGFKIAGFSVNGDGGSLLGAKETARRIAAAKDGDVIIAHINQPTHAAGEGVVQGLLALKQKGMTFVRLDDAEDVGNDGTTD; encoded by the coding sequence ATGCGCGTGCTGCGAAAATATCTTTGCGCGATTGTGCTGTCGGCCTCGGTCGTCTCGGGCAATGCCGCGACGCTGGTCGAGCCGACGCTGCATTTGAAACCGCAGGGCGGCGGCGGCCGCGTCGCGCTGACACTCGATGCCTGTGGCGGACAGACCGATAGACGCATTCTGTCAGCACTTGTCGACAACGGCATCCCCGCTACCATCTTCGTCACCGGCATCTGGCTGAAGCGCAATCCGGCCGCCGTCGAGATCATGCGGGCGCATCCCGACCTGTTCGAGCTGGAAAACCATGGCGGCCGCCACATTCCGGCGGTCGACACACCACAAAAGATATATGGCATCCGCAGCGCCGGCAGCCCTGACGCCGTGCTGGCCGAAGTCGAATCCGGCGCCGCCGCGCTCGCCGGGGCCGGCGGCCCGGCGCCGAAATGGTTTCGCGGCGCGACCGCGGAATACAGCCCGTCGGCGATCGCCATGATCCGCAAGCTGGGCTTCAAGATCGCCGGCTTCTCGGTCAACGGCGACGGCGGCTCACTGCTGGGGGCAAAGGAGACCGCCCGTCGCATCGCCGCCGCCAAGGACGGCGACGTCATCATCGCTCACATCAACCAGCCGACCCATGCGGCGGGCGAGGGTGTCGTCCAAGGTCTGCTCGCCCTGAAGCAGAAGGGCATGACCTTCGTTCGCCTCGACGATGCAGAGGATGTCGGCAACGACGGCACCACGGATTAG
- a CDS encoding glycosyltransferase family 9 protein — protein MLQISPTVLRSILVLQTKFVGDIVLASALAKNLQLAYPDARIVFLCEAGFAGFLTVHGIASEAVTFRRAHMRGTPLQRGRELFRTVRTLRQYRFDMIIDITDSKTSRLISGFVNAPIRVGYHPTERPLRWHERQPANVRMRPFAYGEPHYLYRYLSPLEALGVDLRVKVPSIQPLPLETTQALALLDRSGLRPNAFMAVHAGASFPGRRWQPERFAAAIDRISNETGLGVALVGGLGEAEATEQIMAAVREPVVNLVGALSLETLLALLKEARLFLGNESGPMHMAAATGTPVVGLFGLTDPVHWAPVGVPGISLRPSMPCDCIGGDLCRRTDPSKACCVWRLEVDPVVDAVRELLSRTEAPLEHAV, from the coding sequence ATGTTGCAGATTTCCCCCACGGTTTTGCGGTCGATCCTGGTCCTGCAGACCAAGTTCGTCGGCGACATCGTGCTCGCGTCAGCGTTGGCGAAGAACCTGCAACTCGCATATCCCGACGCCAGGATCGTCTTTCTGTGCGAGGCCGGCTTCGCCGGCTTCCTCACCGTGCACGGCATTGCTTCAGAAGCCGTCACCTTCCGGCGTGCACATATGCGCGGCACGCCGCTGCAGCGCGGGCGGGAGCTTTTCCGCACGGTGCGCACATTGCGGCAATATCGTTTTGATATGATCATCGACATTACCGACTCGAAGACCTCGCGGCTCATTTCCGGCTTCGTCAATGCCCCGATCCGGGTCGGCTACCATCCGACCGAGCGACCGTTGCGCTGGCATGAGCGCCAGCCGGCGAATGTCCGCATGAGGCCGTTCGCTTATGGAGAACCGCACTATCTCTACCGCTATCTTTCGCCGCTGGAGGCGCTTGGTGTAGACCTTCGGGTGAAGGTACCCTCAATCCAGCCGCTGCCGCTGGAAACCACGCAGGCCCTCGCCTTGCTGGACAGGTCCGGTCTACGGCCAAACGCCTTCATGGCGGTGCATGCCGGAGCAAGCTTTCCGGGGCGCCGCTGGCAGCCCGAGCGCTTCGCCGCCGCGATCGACAGGATATCGAACGAAACCGGTCTGGGCGTAGCTCTGGTCGGTGGCCTTGGCGAGGCCGAGGCGACCGAGCAAATCATGGCCGCGGTCAGGGAGCCAGTTGTCAACCTGGTCGGGGCGCTGTCGCTAGAAACGTTGCTTGCGCTGCTCAAGGAGGCACGGCTGTTCCTCGGCAACGAGAGCGGCCCGATGCACATGGCGGCGGCAACCGGCACGCCGGTGGTCGGCCTGTTCGGCCTCACCGACCCGGTCCACTGGGCGCCGGTCGGTGTGCCCGGCATTTCGCTGCGGCCCTCCATGCCGTGCGACTGCATAGGTGGCGACCTGTGCCGTCGGACCGATCCGAGCAAGGCATGCTGCGTCTGGCGCCTCGAAGTCGACCCGGTTGTCGATGCCGTGCGCGAGCTTCTTTCGCGCACCGAGGCGCCTCTGGAGCATGCAGTCTGA
- a CDS encoding fatty-acid--CoA ligase — MLGLMQEWPLLCHKLIDNAERQHGGREIVSRSIEGPIVRTTYADIHGRALRVAQRLERDGFGLGDRIATLAWNTARHIEAWYGIMGIGAIYHTLNPRLFPEQIAWIMNNAEDRAVFVDLTFVPLLENIAGAVRSLRQVIVLTDAAHMPQTSLPNAVAYEEWLAEADGAFAWKVFDENTAAGMCYTSGTTGDPKGVVYSHRSNVLHAMIAAMPDAMGISARDVILPVVPMFHANAWGLGQSAPMIGAKLVMPGCKMDGASIYELLDTEKVTFSAAVPTVWMMLLQYLEETGKKLPCLKKVVIGGSSCPRAITKKFQDNYDVQVVHAWGMTEMSPLGTLCTIKPDHEGLTGEARLDVQAKQGYPPFGVEMKVTDDDNNALPWDGRTFGHLKVRGPAVARAYYGGVGADQFDADGWFDTGDVAHIDATGYMQITDRAKDVIKSGGEWISTIDLENLAVGHPDVAEAAAIGVPHSKWGERPLLVVVRKPGSDPSRTDILAFMSGKVAKWWMPDDIAFVGEIPHTATGKIQKIALRQQFSDYRLPTD; from the coding sequence ATGCTCGGACTGATGCAGGAATGGCCGCTGCTCTGCCACAAGCTCATCGACAACGCCGAACGGCAGCATGGCGGGCGCGAGATCGTGTCGCGTTCGATCGAGGGGCCGATCGTGCGCACCACCTATGCCGACATCCATGGCCGCGCGCTCAGGGTCGCGCAACGGCTTGAGCGGGACGGCTTCGGGCTTGGCGACCGCATCGCCACGCTCGCCTGGAACACCGCCCGCCACATCGAGGCCTGGTACGGCATCATGGGCATCGGCGCGATCTACCACACGCTCAATCCGCGCCTCTTTCCCGAACAGATCGCCTGGATCATGAACAATGCCGAGGACAGGGCGGTCTTCGTCGACCTGACCTTCGTGCCGCTGCTTGAAAACATCGCCGGCGCGGTCAGGTCGCTGCGACAGGTGATCGTGCTGACCGACGCGGCGCACATGCCGCAGACGTCGTTGCCGAACGCCGTCGCTTATGAGGAATGGCTGGCCGAAGCCGACGGCGCCTTCGCCTGGAAGGTCTTCGATGAGAATACCGCCGCCGGCATGTGCTACACCTCCGGCACGACGGGCGATCCGAAGGGTGTCGTCTACAGCCATCGCTCCAACGTTCTTCACGCCATGATCGCCGCCATGCCGGACGCCATGGGCATATCCGCGCGCGACGTCATCCTGCCGGTGGTGCCGATGTTTCATGCCAATGCCTGGGGTCTCGGCCAGAGCGCGCCGATGATCGGCGCCAAGCTGGTAATGCCTGGCTGCAAGATGGATGGCGCCTCGATCTACGAGCTGCTCGACACCGAAAAGGTGACGTTCAGCGCCGCCGTGCCGACGGTCTGGATGATGCTGCTGCAATATCTGGAGGAGACCGGCAAGAAATTGCCTTGCCTGAAGAAGGTCGTCATCGGCGGCTCGTCCTGCCCGCGCGCCATCACCAAAAAATTCCAGGACAATTACGATGTGCAGGTCGTGCATGCCTGGGGCATGACCGAGATGTCGCCGCTCGGCACGCTGTGCACGATCAAGCCGGACCATGAAGGGCTGACCGGCGAGGCCAGGCTCGATGTCCAGGCCAAGCAGGGCTATCCGCCCTTCGGCGTCGAGATGAAGGTGACGGACGATGACAACAATGCGCTGCCATGGGACGGCAGGACCTTCGGGCATCTCAAGGTGCGCGGTCCGGCAGTCGCCCGCGCCTATTATGGCGGTGTCGGCGCGGACCAGTTCGACGCGGACGGCTGGTTCGACACCGGCGACGTCGCGCATATAGACGCCACGGGCTACATGCAGATCACCGATCGCGCCAAGGATGTCATCAAATCCGGTGGCGAATGGATATCGACCATCGACCTCGAGAACCTTGCCGTCGGCCATCCCGATGTCGCGGAGGCCGCGGCCATCGGCGTTCCGCATTCCAAATGGGGCGAGCGGCCTCTGCTGGTCGTCGTGCGCAAGCCCGGCAGTGACCCGAGCAGGACCGACATCCTCGCCTTCATGAGCGGCAAGGTGGCCAAGTGGTGGATGCCCGACGACATCGCTTTCGTCGGCGAAATTCCTCACACCGCCACCGGCAAGATTCAGAAGATCGCCTTGCGCCAGCAGTTCAGCGACTATCGGCTGCCGACGGATTGA